One region of Streptomyces capillispiralis genomic DNA includes:
- a CDS encoding putative bifunctional diguanylate cyclase/phosphodiesterase: MSAPTPTPTLEGALRPRPAPRSPLTGAPAACRRPGPVAQLVLALVCAAYAVGAAFGWGSEQLALIMGDFGLSAAAAAAAVSCCVYARSPRTRFRPAWLLFGLSSAMAALGNLVWGWYEVVLGLPVPSPSYADLFFLCFAPPAIVGLLVLAKRPVTKAGWVCLALDAWLIGGSLLTLAWSLALAQAAQAEGPGVAHTALSLAYPLLDIALVSMVLALHFRRSAVNRSAVNTAIGALALTVMCDALFTSPLLHDSYRSGQLLDAGWFAGSLLLAYAPWTAPRGGPPEGEGHSRVVREHLPGRPGVPHHDHHPPAPGGEHGRYPVSRPIAGSLAALTPYLAAAVCTLGILYNVLNGRSVDRVVLLTGGTVVLALVVRQGIMLLDNITLTQELAQKENHFRSLVQGSSDVIMIAAPTGILRYVSPAAAGVYGRPAEDLVGTELAGLIHPEDLGCVVHEVRRFLAANPVEEPTTRIECRFRSGDGGWLNVESTVNRHHGGLIFNSRDVTERVRLQAQLQHNAEHDPLTDLPNRALFTRRVQQALSGRRASDRGAALLGTAVLFIDLDGFKGVNDTIGHQAGDELLVQAARRLQDAVRKGDTASRLGGDEFAALIVGDGVRDRDARERHILELADRLRVTLSQPYAIDGNDVRVNASIGVAFAEPGLGAGELLRNADLAMYRAKAAGKGRVELYKPQMQQDVARRAELATRLRAALHHGEFALLHQPVVCLADGRITSVCAQARWRSSQGVLFTPAEFLRVAEDSEKTAELGRWVLEEAVEQAAERHATGLPVPVAVRLSARRLLDRSLPLGSIEALLTRHGLPSGSLVVELADADPRVPLDELERRLAVLKRVGVRIALDGFGSGLAAITALRRLPVDVLKLDRSLVDGVVESARLHKITSGLLRIAADLGMQSVADGVDLPEQAAALRAMGCTHGQGMAFSGPLDEYRLRRALTAGHYPLPHGPAEPAFAGGGAGAYSGGVTAVLQGGTALRSHNETPVPPT, from the coding sequence GTGAGCGCGCCCACCCCCACCCCCACGCTCGAGGGAGCCCTGCGACCGCGGCCCGCTCCGCGGTCCCCGCTGACCGGTGCGCCGGCCGCCTGCCGCCGGCCCGGCCCGGTCGCGCAACTCGTTCTCGCCCTCGTCTGCGCGGCGTACGCCGTCGGCGCCGCGTTCGGCTGGGGCTCGGAACAACTCGCGCTGATCATGGGCGACTTCGGCCTGAGCGCCGCGGCCGCGGCCGCCGCCGTCTCCTGCTGCGTCTACGCCCGCAGCCCGCGCACCCGGTTTCGACCCGCCTGGCTGCTGTTCGGCCTCTCCTCGGCCATGGCCGCCCTGGGCAACCTGGTCTGGGGGTGGTACGAGGTCGTCCTCGGACTTCCCGTGCCCAGCCCCAGCTACGCCGACCTGTTCTTCCTGTGCTTCGCGCCGCCCGCCATCGTGGGACTGCTGGTGCTCGCCAAACGGCCCGTGACCAAGGCCGGCTGGGTCTGTCTCGCCCTGGACGCCTGGCTGATCGGCGGCTCCCTGCTCACCCTCGCCTGGAGTCTGGCGCTCGCCCAGGCGGCGCAGGCCGAGGGCCCGGGCGTCGCGCACACCGCGCTGTCACTGGCGTACCCGCTGCTCGACATCGCGCTGGTGAGCATGGTGCTCGCGCTGCACTTCCGGCGCTCGGCGGTGAACCGGTCCGCGGTCAACACCGCGATCGGCGCGCTCGCGCTGACCGTGATGTGCGACGCCCTGTTCACCTCCCCGCTGCTGCACGACAGCTACCGCTCGGGACAACTGCTCGACGCGGGCTGGTTCGCCGGCTCGCTGCTCCTCGCGTACGCCCCGTGGACGGCGCCCCGCGGCGGCCCGCCCGAGGGCGAGGGGCACTCGCGCGTGGTCCGCGAGCACCTGCCGGGGCGGCCCGGCGTGCCCCACCACGACCACCACCCGCCCGCGCCCGGCGGCGAGCACGGCCGGTATCCGGTCTCCCGGCCCATCGCCGGCTCCCTCGCCGCGCTCACGCCCTACCTCGCCGCGGCCGTGTGCACCCTGGGCATCCTCTACAACGTCCTCAACGGCCGCAGCGTCGACCGCGTCGTCCTGCTCACCGGCGGCACCGTGGTGCTCGCCCTGGTCGTGCGCCAGGGCATCATGCTGCTCGACAACATCACGCTCACCCAGGAACTGGCGCAGAAGGAGAACCACTTCCGCTCCCTGGTGCAGGGCTCCAGCGACGTCATCATGATCGCCGCGCCCACCGGCATCCTCCGCTACGTCTCCCCGGCCGCCGCCGGGGTGTACGGCCGTCCCGCGGAGGACCTGGTCGGCACGGAGCTGGCCGGTCTCATCCACCCGGAGGACCTGGGCTGCGTGGTCCACGAGGTGCGCCGCTTCCTCGCCGCCAACCCGGTCGAGGAGCCCACCACCCGCATCGAGTGCCGCTTCCGCTCCGGCGACGGCGGCTGGCTGAACGTCGAGTCGACCGTCAACCGGCACCACGGCGGCCTCATCTTCAACAGCCGCGACGTGACCGAGAGAGTGCGGCTCCAGGCGCAGCTCCAGCACAACGCGGAACACGACCCGCTCACCGACCTGCCCAACCGCGCCCTGTTCACCCGGCGCGTCCAGCAGGCCCTGTCCGGCCGCCGCGCCTCGGACCGCGGGGCCGCCCTCCTGGGCACGGCCGTGCTCTTCATCGACCTCGACGGCTTCAAGGGGGTCAACGACACGATCGGGCACCAGGCCGGGGACGAACTGCTCGTCCAGGCCGCCCGCCGGCTCCAGGACGCCGTCCGCAAGGGCGACACCGCCTCCCGGCTCGGCGGCGACGAGTTCGCCGCCCTGATCGTCGGGGACGGGGTGCGGGACCGGGACGCCCGGGAGCGGCACATCCTGGAGCTGGCCGACCGTCTCAGAGTCACGCTCTCCCAGCCGTACGCCATCGACGGCAACGATGTCCGCGTCAACGCCTCCATCGGTGTCGCCTTCGCCGAACCCGGTCTCGGCGCGGGTGAGCTGCTGCGCAACGCCGACCTCGCCATGTACCGGGCCAAGGCGGCCGGCAAGGGCCGGGTGGAGCTGTACAAGCCGCAGATGCAGCAGGACGTCGCGCGCCGGGCCGAGCTGGCCACCCGGCTGCGCGCGGCGCTGCACCACGGCGAGTTCGCGCTGCTGCACCAGCCGGTGGTGTGCCTCGCGGACGGCCGGATCACGTCGGTCTGCGCCCAGGCCCGCTGGCGCTCGTCCCAGGGGGTGCTCTTCACCCCCGCGGAGTTCCTGCGGGTGGCCGAGGACAGCGAGAAGACGGCCGAGCTGGGCCGGTGGGTACTGGAGGAGGCCGTGGAGCAGGCCGCCGAGCGGCACGCGACCGGTCTGCCCGTGCCCGTCGCCGTCCGGCTGAGCGCACGCCGCCTGCTGGACCGGTCGCTGCCGCTGGGCTCGATCGAGGCGCTGCTCACCCGGCACGGGCTGCCGTCGGGTTCGCTGGTCGTCGAGCTGGCCGACGCCGACCCCAGGGTCCCCCTGGACGAGTTGGAGCGCCGGCTGGCCGTGCTCAAGCGGGTCGGCGTCCGGATCGCCCTCGACGGCTTCGGCAGCGGACTCGCCGCGATCACGGCCCTCAGGCGGCTCCCCGTCGACGTGCTGAAGCTGGACCGCAGCCTGGTCGACGGCGTGGTGGAGTCCGCGCGGCTGCACAAGATCACCAGTGGGCTGCTGCGGATCGCCGCCGACCTCGGGATGCAGTCCGTGGCCGACGGCGTGGACCTGCCCGAGCAGGCCGCGGCCCTGCGCGCGATGGGCTGCACCCACGGGCAGGGCATGGCCTTCTCCGGACCGCTCGACGAGTACCGGCTGCGCAGGGCGCTGACCGCCGGGCACTATCCGCTGCCGCACGGGCCGGCCGAACCGGCCTTCGCGGGCGGTGGGGCCGGGGCGTACTCCGGCGGAGTGACCGCCGTACTCCAGGGCGGTACGGCACTGCGCTCACATAATGAGACTCCCGTCCCACCCACTTGA
- a CDS encoding 2-hydroxyacid dehydrogenase yields the protein MTADVWLPLPPDEIEGLPEGPRYRHWDGEEEFPADPADCVFYVVPYMKPVGIGVRPLPLMRSVRVVQTLSAGVDHVQPGLRHLPPGVRLCNARGVHEASTAELTLALILASLRGIPDFVRAQDKGEWRGGFRPALADKNVLIVGYGSIGAAIEDRLAPFELARVARVARSARTTERGPVLPLTDLSSLLPEADVVVLSTPLTETTRHLVDAGFLARMKDGALLVNVARGGVVDTKALLSELESGRITAALDVTDPEPLPAEHPLWRAPGVLISPHVGGPTSAFLPRAKRLLVDQLRRFLNQEELGNVILVTGVESN from the coding sequence ATGACTGCTGACGTATGGCTTCCCCTTCCGCCGGACGAGATCGAGGGGCTCCCCGAGGGGCCGCGCTACCGCCACTGGGACGGTGAGGAGGAGTTCCCCGCCGACCCGGCCGACTGCGTCTTCTACGTCGTGCCGTACATGAAGCCCGTCGGCATCGGTGTGCGCCCGCTGCCGCTGATGCGCTCGGTCCGGGTCGTGCAGACCCTGTCGGCCGGCGTCGACCACGTGCAGCCCGGTCTGCGGCACCTGCCCCCCGGCGTGCGGCTGTGCAACGCGCGCGGTGTGCACGAGGCCAGCACCGCCGAGCTGACCCTCGCGCTGATCCTGGCCTCGCTGCGCGGCATCCCCGACTTCGTGCGGGCGCAGGACAAGGGGGAGTGGCGCGGCGGGTTCCGGCCCGCGCTCGCGGACAAGAACGTGCTCATCGTGGGCTACGGATCGATCGGCGCGGCCATCGAGGACCGGCTCGCGCCGTTCGAACTCGCGCGGGTGGCGCGCGTCGCGCGCTCCGCGCGCACCACGGAGCGCGGCCCGGTGCTTCCGCTCACCGACCTGTCCTCCCTGCTGCCGGAGGCGGACGTCGTCGTCCTCTCCACTCCGCTCACCGAGACCACCCGGCACCTCGTGGACGCCGGTTTCCTGGCCCGGATGAAGGACGGCGCGCTGCTCGTGAACGTGGCCCGCGGGGGCGTCGTCGACACCAAGGCACTGCTCAGCGAGCTGGAGAGCGGCCGGATCACCGCGGCCCTCGACGTCACCGATCCCGAGCCGCTGCCCGCTGAACACCCCTTGTGGCGGGCGCCGGGTGTGCTCATCAGCCCGCACGTCGGGGGCCCCACGTCCGCCTTCCTGCCGCGCGCGAAGCGATTGCTGGTGGACCAATTGCGCCGTTTCCTGAACCAGGAGGAGCTCGGCAACGTGATCCTGGTGACGGGAGTGGAAAGCAACTAG
- a CDS encoding aldo/keto reductase — protein sequence MERRTIGAAALAVGAVGLGCMPMSWAYSTSRQRGEESLRTVHRALDAGATLLDTADMYGPFTNELLLGRVLKERRRDAFVSTKVGLLVGDQHIVANGRPGYVRRACDASLRRLQTDVIDLYQLHRADPEVPVEETWGAMADLVRAGKVRALGLCAVGARASRRAGARLHDTTVRQLERVQQVFPVSAVEAELSVWSPEALETLLPWCEQRGIGFLAAMPLGNGFLTGTLTPGVGFEADDLRARHPRFTAEMMAANQPIVAGLRRVARRHGEHVTPAQVALAWVLSRGRQVIPVPGAKRERWVVENAAAVDLRLTEHDLAEIADLPAALGSWD from the coding sequence GTGGAGCGCAGGACGATCGGCGCGGCGGCGCTCGCGGTGGGGGCCGTCGGACTCGGATGCATGCCGATGAGCTGGGCCTACAGCACGTCCCGGCAGCGCGGCGAGGAATCGCTCAGGACGGTGCACCGGGCGCTGGACGCCGGTGCGACGCTCCTCGACACCGCCGACATGTACGGCCCGTTCACCAACGAGCTGCTGCTCGGGCGGGTGCTGAAGGAGCGGCGCCGGGACGCCTTCGTCTCCACGAAGGTCGGTCTGCTGGTGGGCGACCAGCACATCGTGGCCAACGGCCGCCCCGGATACGTGCGCAGGGCCTGCGACGCGTCGCTGCGCCGGCTCCAGACCGATGTCATCGACCTCTACCAGCTGCACCGCGCCGACCCGGAGGTCCCGGTCGAGGAGACCTGGGGCGCGATGGCGGACCTCGTACGGGCGGGCAAGGTACGGGCGTTGGGGCTGTGCGCGGTGGGGGCGCGCGCGTCCCGGCGGGCGGGGGCGCGGCTGCACGACACGACGGTCCGGCAGCTGGAGCGGGTGCAGCAGGTCTTCCCGGTGAGCGCGGTGGAGGCGGAGCTGTCCGTGTGGTCGCCGGAGGCGCTGGAGACGCTGCTGCCGTGGTGCGAGCAGCGGGGCATCGGGTTCCTGGCGGCGATGCCCCTGGGCAACGGCTTCCTGACCGGGACGCTGACGCCCGGCGTGGGCTTCGAGGCGGACGACCTGCGCGCCCGGCACCCCCGGTTCACGGCCGAGATGATGGCCGCGAACCAGCCGATCGTGGCCGGCCTGCGCCGCGTCGCGCGCCGGCACGGCGAGCACGTCACCCCGGCCCAGGTGGCGCTGGCCTGGGTGCTGTCCCGGGGCCGCCAGGTGATCCCGGTCCCGGGCGCCAAGCGGGAGCGGTGGGTCGTGGAGAACGCGGCGGCGGTGGACCTGCGCCTGACGGAGCACGACCTGGCGGAGATCGCGGACCTGCCGGCGGCGCTGGGGTCGTGGGACTGA
- a CDS encoding PQQ-dependent sugar dehydrogenase → MRHRAVTAVLAAAALLLTAGCSSDGGGSPGDGGSASPSDPSARSSSPGPTARETPPAKGSVKVVRTVATGLSTPWGLAPLPGGDLLVSSRDEATITRVDGETGERTELGEVPGVSPAGEGGLLGIALSPRYASDHMIYAYFTSASDNRIVRMIHDEDKPAGERLGAPDTVLRGIPKGVIHNGGRIAFGPDGMLYAGTGESGDTGLSQDRESLGGKILRLTPEGEPAPGNPFAGSPVYSYGHRNVQGLAWDGEQRLFASEFGQNTWDELNAITPGDNYGWPRAEGRSDDGGFHDPVGQWTTDEASPSGIAHAGGSVWMAGLRGERLWRVPLKGTEAAADPQAFLEGEYGRLRTVVPAGDDRLWLVTSNTDGRGDPQDDDDRVLELRVS, encoded by the coding sequence GTGCGACATCGAGCCGTGACGGCCGTGCTGGCCGCCGCCGCGCTCCTGCTGACGGCCGGATGCTCCTCCGACGGCGGGGGATCCCCGGGCGATGGCGGCAGCGCCTCCCCGAGTGATCCGTCCGCGCGGTCGTCGTCCCCGGGACCGACCGCGCGGGAGACCCCGCCCGCCAAGGGCTCGGTGAAGGTGGTGCGCACGGTCGCCACGGGCCTGAGCACCCCCTGGGGCCTGGCCCCCCTGCCGGGCGGCGACCTCCTGGTGTCCTCCCGGGACGAGGCGACGATCACCCGGGTCGACGGGGAGACCGGCGAGAGGACCGAGCTGGGCGAGGTGCCCGGGGTGTCGCCGGCCGGTGAGGGCGGCCTCCTCGGCATAGCCCTCTCCCCGCGGTACGCCTCGGACCACATGATCTACGCCTACTTCACCTCCGCCTCGGACAACCGGATCGTCCGCATGATCCACGACGAGGACAAGCCCGCCGGCGAACGGCTGGGCGCGCCCGACACGGTCCTCCGGGGCATCCCCAAGGGCGTGATCCACAACGGCGGCCGGATCGCCTTCGGCCCGGACGGCATGCTGTACGCGGGCACGGGCGAGAGCGGTGACACCGGGCTGTCCCAGGACCGGGAGTCGCTGGGCGGCAAGATCCTGCGGCTGACCCCCGAGGGCGAGCCGGCCCCGGGCAACCCGTTCGCCGGCTCCCCGGTGTACTCGTACGGCCACCGCAATGTGCAGGGCCTGGCCTGGGACGGCGAACAGCGGCTGTTCGCCTCGGAGTTCGGCCAGAACACGTGGGACGAGCTGAACGCGATCACGCCGGGCGACAACTACGGCTGGCCTCGGGCCGAGGGCAGGTCCGACGACGGCGGCTTCCACGACCCGGTCGGCCAGTGGACCACCGACGAGGCCTCCCCCAGCGGCATCGCCCACGCCGGGGGCTCGGTCTGGATGGCGGGCCTGCGCGGCGAGCGGCTGTGGCGCGTCCCCCTGAAGGGCACCGAGGCGGCGGCGGACCCGCAGGCCTTCCTGGAGGGCGAGTACGGGCGGCTGCGCACGGTGGTCCCGGCGGGCGACGACAGGCTGTGGCTGGTCACCAGCAACACGGACGGCCGGGGCGACCCCCAGGACGACGACGACCGCGTTCTGGAGCTTCGGGTGAGCTAG
- a CDS encoding DUF6191 domain-containing protein: MFNAFEDLFAPGRKHTRDEQNRLELTREDVGDADPGRGPIDLASGKVTVRPPAGPEEEPDGEHP, translated from the coding sequence ATGTTCAACGCCTTCGAGGACCTGTTCGCACCCGGCCGCAAGCACACCCGTGACGAGCAGAACCGCCTGGAACTGACCCGGGAGGACGTCGGGGACGCCGACCCCGGACGCGGGCCGATAGACCTCGCGTCCGGAAAGGTCACCGTGCGCCCGCCGGCCGGACCCGAGGAGGAACCCGACGGGGAGCACCCCTAG